A single Pseudochaenichthys georgianus chromosome 10, fPseGeo1.2, whole genome shotgun sequence DNA region contains:
- the LOC117454176 gene encoding tripartite motif-containing protein 16-like has product MAQQENQLDQKIVSCSICLDLLKEPVTIPCGHNYCMNCIHRHWDGEDENRIYSCPVCRHTFAPRPVLVKNTMLEELVEELKKTGLQAAPADHCYAGDEDVACDCCTGRKLKALESCLQCVASYCEKHLQPHYESPAFKKHKLVEPSKKLQESMCSRHEEVKKLFCRTDQQCICYLCPMDDHKGHKTVLAAAERTEKQKELEGSRQNIQQGIQDREKEVKLLQQEVEAINGSADKAVEDSEKMFTELIRLMDKRSSDVKQQVRSQQETEVSRVQDLQEKLEQEIRELTRRDAELQKLSHAEDHTHFLLNYPSPLPLSVSKHSSSIKVRPLRYFQDVTAAVSEVRDKLQDVVKKTWTNISLMVSEVDVLLSPPDPKTRAEFLKYSRAITLDQNTANTQLLLTEEGRKATFTSRPQSYSSHPDRFTSWPQVLGKESLTGRCYWEVLLRGWGVCVAVAYKNISRRGSSDKCLFGSNDKSWTLYSDINNYTFWYNNIKTPVSGPLSSRVGVYLDHDAGILSFYRVSETMTLLHRVQTTFTQPLHAGLRFDLVYFGGTAEFCNLKLTEVV; this is encoded by the coding sequence ATGGCGCAGCAAGAAAATCAGCTTGACCAAAAGATCGTCAGCTGTTCGATCTGTCTGGATCTACTGAAGGAACCGGTGACTATTCCATGTGGACACAACTACTGCATGAACTGTATTCATCGCCACTGGGATGGAGAGGATGAGAATCGAATCTACAGCTGCCCAGTGTGTAGACACACCTTTGCACCAAGGCCTGTCCTGGTGAAAAATACCATGCTAGAAGAGTTAGTGGAGGAGCTGAAGAAGACTGGACTCCAAGCTGCTCCTGCTGATCACTGCTATGCTGGAGATGAAGATGTGGCCTGTGATTGCTGTACTGGCAGAAAACTGAAAGCCTTGGAGTCCTGTCTGCAGTGTGTGGCCTCATACTGTGAGAAACACCTCCAGCCTCATTATGAATCACCTGCCTTTAAGAAACACAAGCTGGTGGAGCCCTCCAAGAAGCTCCAGGAGAGCATGTGCTCTCGCCATGAGGAGGTGAAGAAGCTGTTCTGCCGCACTGATCAGCAGTGTATCTGTTATCTCTGCCCTATGGATGACCATAAAGGCCACAAGACAGTTTTGGCTGCAGCGGAAAGGACTGAGAAGCAGAAAGAGCTGGAGGGGAGTCGACAAAACATCCAGCAGGGAATCcaggacagagagaaggaggtgAAGCTGCTTCAGCAGGAGGTGGAGGCCATCAATGGCTCTGCTGATAAAGCAGTGGAGGACAGTGAGAAGATGTTCACTGAGCTGATCCGTCTCATGGACAAACGAAGCTCTGATGTGAAGCAGCAGGTCAGATCCCAGCAGGAAACTGAAGTGAGTCGAGTCCAAGATCTTCAGGAGAAGCTGGAGCAGGAGATCAGGGAGCTGACgaggagagacgctgagctgcagaaGCTCTCTCACGCAGAGGACCACACCCACTTTCTGCTCAACTACCCCTCTCCGTTACCTCTCAGTGTTTCCAAACACTCATCCAGCATCAAAGTCCGTCCTCTGCGCTACTTTCAGGACGTGACGGCGGCTGTGTCAGAAGTCAGAGATAAACTACAGGACGTGGTGAAGAAGACGTGGACCAACATCTCGCTGATGGTGAGTGAAGTGGACGTGTTACTGTCTCCACCAGACCCAAAGACCAGAGCTGAATTCTTAAAGTATTCACGTGCCATCACTCTGGATCAAAACACTGCAAACACACAGCTGCTGTTAACTGAGGAGGGCCGGAAAGCAACATTCACGAGTCGACCTCAGTCATATTCAAGTCACCCAGACAGATTCACTTCATGGCCTCAGGTCCTAGGTAAAGAAAGTCTGACTGGTCGTTGTTACTGGGAAGTGTTGTTGAGAGGGTGGGGAGTTTGTGTAGCAGTTGCATAcaagaacatcagcagaagaggaagtTCAGATAAATGTTTATTTGGATCCAATGATAAATCTTGGACGTTATATTCAGACATTAACAATTATACCTTTTGGTACAACAACATCAAAACTCCCGTCTCAGGTCCTCTGTCCTCCAGAGTTGGAGTGTATCTGGATCACGATGCAGGTATTCTGTCCTTCTACAGGGTCTCTGAAACCAtgactctcctccacagagtGCAGACCACTTTCACTCAGCCACTCCATGCTGGACTTCGGTTTGATTTAGTATATTTTGGTGGCACTGCTGAGTTCTGCAACCTCAAGTTGACAGAAGTAGTTTAA